Proteins encoded by one window of Streptomyces sp. ALI-76-A:
- a CDS encoding GNAT family N-acetyltransferase has protein sequence MTGTESRNIVVRPAEPGDWPAVAELRWQWIVQNGAAPQALEREDFVRHFVTWASENASSHHCMVLVRDTEVIGMAWLAIVQRVPTPHALERASGDLQCVYVVPQARDDGLGSRLIKATLSEARHLGLERVTVHSSTRAIPAYTRTGFENTPRLLQARVAGPTP, from the coding sequence GTGACCGGCACGGAGAGCAGGAACATCGTCGTCCGCCCGGCCGAACCCGGTGACTGGCCCGCCGTGGCCGAACTCCGCTGGCAGTGGATCGTGCAGAACGGCGCCGCCCCGCAGGCCCTCGAACGCGAGGACTTCGTACGGCACTTCGTCACCTGGGCGAGCGAGAACGCGTCCTCCCACCACTGCATGGTCCTCGTCCGGGACACCGAGGTCATCGGCATGGCCTGGCTGGCGATCGTCCAGCGCGTCCCGACCCCGCACGCCCTGGAGCGGGCCTCGGGCGACCTCCAGTGCGTGTACGTCGTCCCGCAGGCCCGCGACGACGGCCTCGGCAGCCGCCTCATCAAGGCGACCCTGTCCGAGGCCCGGCACCTCGGCCTCGAACGGGTCACGGTGCACTCGTCGACGCGCGCGATCCCCGCCTACACCCGCACCGGCTTCGAGAACACGCCCCGCCTGCTCCAGGCCCGCGTCGCCGGACCGACGCCCTGA
- a CDS encoding molybdopterin cofactor-binding domain-containing protein: MSNEAATATTTTAAEAAPAPEPIPHGLGVSLPPVDARAKTEGTFPYAADLWAEGLLWAAVLRSPHPHARIVSIDTSHAREMPGVRAVVTHEDVPGTPVHGRGRPDRPVFASEVVRHHGEPIAAVAADHPDTARMAAAAVIVEYEVLDPVTDPEQAFEAEPLHPDGNLIRHIPLRHGDPEAAGEIVVEGLYRIGRQDPAPIGAEAGLAVPRPDGGVELYVASTDPHTDRDTAAACYGLAAERVKVVVTGVPGATADREDQGFQLPLGLLALKTGCPVKLTATREESFLGHVHRHPTLLRYRHHADAEGRLVKVEAQILLDAGAYADTSSEALAAAVSFACGPYVVPNAFIEGWAVRTNNPPSGHVRGEGAMQVCAAYEAQMDKLAKKLGVDPAELRLRNVLATGDVLPTGQTVTCPAPVAELLQAVRDFPLPPLPMDTPEDEWLLPGGPEGAGEPGAVRRGVGYGLGMVHMLGAEGADEVSTATVRVQDGVATVLCAAVETGQGFTTLARQIVQDTLGIDEVHVAPVDTDQPPAGPGARGRHTWVSGGAVERAAKMVRTQLLQPLAHKFGMSTELLQITDGKITSYDGVLSTTVTEAMDGKELWATAQCRPHPTEPLNETGQGDAFVGLAFCAIRAVVDVDIELGSVRVVELALAQDVGRVLNPAQLAARLEAGVTQGVGIALTENLRSARGVIRHPDLTGYALPTALDAPDIHIVKLVEERDVVAPFGAKAVSAVPVVTSPAAIASAVRAATGRPVNRLPIRPQAAVVTGQ, encoded by the coding sequence GTGAGCAACGAAGCCGCCACCGCGACCACCACCACCGCCGCGGAGGCAGCACCCGCCCCCGAGCCGATCCCGCACGGCCTCGGCGTGTCCCTGCCGCCCGTCGACGCCCGCGCCAAGACCGAGGGCACCTTCCCGTACGCGGCCGACCTGTGGGCCGAGGGCCTGCTGTGGGCGGCCGTGCTGCGCTCCCCGCACCCGCACGCGCGCATCGTGTCCATCGACACGTCCCACGCGCGCGAGATGCCCGGCGTACGGGCCGTCGTGACCCACGAGGACGTGCCCGGCACACCGGTGCACGGCCGGGGCAGACCCGACCGTCCGGTGTTCGCCTCCGAGGTCGTGCGCCACCACGGCGAGCCCATCGCGGCGGTCGCCGCGGACCACCCCGACACCGCGCGGATGGCGGCGGCCGCCGTCATCGTCGAGTACGAGGTGCTCGACCCGGTCACCGACCCCGAGCAGGCCTTCGAGGCCGAACCGCTGCACCCGGACGGCAACCTGATCCGGCACATCCCGCTGCGCCACGGCGACCCGGAGGCGGCCGGCGAGATCGTCGTCGAGGGCCTGTACCGCATCGGACGCCAGGACCCGGCCCCCATCGGAGCCGAGGCCGGCCTCGCCGTGCCGCGCCCCGACGGCGGCGTCGAGCTGTACGTGGCCTCCACGGACCCGCACACCGACCGCGACACCGCCGCCGCCTGCTACGGCCTGGCGGCGGAGCGCGTGAAGGTCGTCGTCACCGGCGTCCCCGGGGCCACCGCCGACCGCGAGGACCAGGGCTTCCAGCTCCCGCTCGGCCTGCTGGCGCTCAAGACCGGCTGCCCGGTCAAGCTCACCGCCACGCGCGAGGAGTCCTTCCTGGGCCACGTCCATCGGCACCCCACCCTCCTGCGGTACCGCCACCACGCCGACGCCGAGGGCAGGCTGGTCAAGGTGGAGGCGCAGATCCTGCTCGACGCGGGCGCGTACGCGGACACCTCGTCGGAGGCGCTGGCCGCCGCGGTCTCGTTCGCCTGCGGCCCGTACGTCGTCCCGAACGCCTTCATCGAGGGCTGGGCCGTGCGCACCAACAACCCGCCCTCCGGCCATGTGCGCGGCGAGGGCGCGATGCAGGTGTGCGCCGCCTACGAGGCGCAGATGGACAAGCTGGCCAAGAAGCTGGGCGTCGACCCGGCGGAGCTGCGCCTGCGCAACGTGCTGGCCACGGGAGACGTGCTCCCGACCGGCCAGACGGTGACCTGCCCGGCGCCGGTCGCCGAACTCCTCCAGGCGGTACGGGACTTCCCGCTGCCCCCGCTGCCCATGGACACGCCCGAGGACGAGTGGCTGCTGCCCGGCGGCCCCGAGGGCGCGGGCGAACCGGGCGCGGTGCGCCGGGGCGTCGGCTACGGGCTGGGCATGGTGCACATGCTGGGCGCGGAGGGCGCGGACGAGGTCTCCACGGCGACCGTCCGGGTCCAGGACGGCGTGGCGACGGTGCTGTGCGCGGCGGTCGAGACCGGCCAGGGCTTCACCACGCTGGCCCGGCAGATCGTCCAGGACACCCTCGGCATCGACGAGGTCCACGTGGCCCCCGTCGACACCGACCAGCCGCCGGCCGGCCCGGGCGCCCGGGGCCGCCACACCTGGGTGTCGGGCGGTGCGGTGGAACGCGCGGCCAAGATGGTCCGTACGCAGCTGCTCCAGCCCCTGGCGCACAAGTTCGGCATGTCCACCGAGCTGCTCCAGATCACCGACGGCAAGATCACCTCGTACGACGGCGTGCTGTCGACCACCGTCACCGAGGCGATGGACGGCAAGGAGCTGTGGGCGACCGCCCAGTGCCGGCCGCACCCGACGGAGCCCCTGAACGAGACCGGCCAGGGCGACGCCTTCGTGGGCCTCGCCTTCTGCGCGATCCGCGCGGTGGTCGACGTCGACATCGAACTGGGCTCGGTGCGCGTGGTGGAGCTGGCGCTCGCCCAGGACGTCGGCCGGGTGCTGAACCCGGCCCAGCTGGCGGCGCGCCTGGAGGCGGGCGTCACCCAGGGCGTAGGTATCGCGCTCACCGAGAACCTGCGCAGCGCGCGAGGCGTGATCCGCCATCCCGACCTCACCGGATACGCCCTGCCGACGGCCCTGGACGCCCCCGACATCCACATCGTGAAGCTGGTCGAGGAACGCGACGTGGTCGCCCCCTTCGGTGCGAAGGCGGTCAGCGCGGTACCCGTGGTGACCTCTCCGGCGGCCATCGCCTCGGCGGTCCGCGCCGCGACCGGCCGCCCGGTGAACCGCCTCCCGATCCGGCCGCAGGCCGCGGTGGTGACGGGGCAGTGA
- a CDS encoding 2Fe-2S iron-sulfur cluster-binding protein produces the protein MTDDQHGEGTPQSAGRWDPLPQGDYDDGATAFVKLPEGGVDGRPLAAPGHGYVPPQITVTPATTAGTDPAATGSWTLPAAPADGARWPDPNAVPHGTGDDRFTYNPGATGQWNFEETGAADAAHTAPAPGHDVTGQWSIPVAGGDLPDESGEFTTSSLVEQWGGTPPATLPGGAPAPWATEAAGRPWGQPSDTAQRPTGTDPGTGSDAGQHGHPGQPAGDGHGYGRPTEPAYDRPAGDGHGHAQSVGDGHAHEQRVTHDGEARAGHAPERFDPERFAPDPHAPHPHAPDPHGPESRGSDPHAPDRHGHAPHATEPHAPESPEPGATAPESRTPDLYAPQAHAPGSYAPERSAPEAHAPTEPYPTGPASEHPHGHAAERPLAPASDRPHPHTPEESRPHEAERSFAEPYADPPAEPAGSAPDGSQPAHGPGEAVEAAERAQEAAEAVEAAERAADAAVDDSPGDAADPESGPDADESAAAPETGDATPRSSGGEHPLASYVLRVNGVERPVTDAWIGESLLYVLRERLGLAGAKDGCSQGECGACNVQVDGRLVASCLVPAVTAAGSEVRTVEGLAVDGQPSDVQRALAQCGAVQCGFCVPGMAMTVHDLLEGNPAPSERETRQALCGNLCRCSGYRGVVDAVKEVVAEREAHSVADSETDADEPRIPHQAGPGAGGVNRSAFEPAEHDQVFGHRHGPGQGQDGGQA, from the coding sequence GTGACCGACGACCAGCACGGAGAGGGCACGCCCCAGAGCGCGGGCCGCTGGGATCCCCTGCCCCAGGGCGACTACGACGACGGCGCCACCGCCTTCGTGAAGCTCCCCGAGGGGGGCGTGGACGGCCGTCCGCTCGCCGCGCCCGGTCACGGCTACGTGCCGCCGCAGATCACGGTCACCCCGGCCACCACCGCGGGCACCGACCCGGCGGCCACGGGCTCCTGGACGCTGCCCGCCGCGCCCGCCGACGGCGCGCGGTGGCCCGACCCGAACGCGGTGCCCCACGGCACCGGGGACGACCGGTTCACGTACAACCCCGGTGCCACCGGGCAGTGGAACTTCGAGGAGACGGGGGCGGCGGACGCCGCGCACACGGCTCCGGCGCCTGGCCACGACGTCACCGGGCAGTGGTCGATCCCGGTCGCCGGCGGCGACCTCCCGGACGAATCAGGCGAGTTCACCACGTCGTCCCTGGTGGAGCAGTGGGGCGGCACCCCGCCGGCCACCCTTCCCGGCGGCGCCCCCGCGCCCTGGGCCACGGAGGCGGCGGGCCGGCCCTGGGGACAGCCGTCGGACACGGCCCAGCGGCCGACGGGGACGGACCCCGGAACGGGATCCGACGCCGGGCAGCACGGACACCCGGGGCAGCCCGCCGGGGACGGGCACGGCTACGGGCGGCCGACCGAGCCCGCGTACGACCGGCCGGCGGGTGACGGGCACGGGCACGCCCAGTCGGTGGGCGACGGGCACGCACACGAGCAGCGGGTGACCCACGACGGGGAAGCGCGGGCCGGGCACGCGCCGGAGCGGTTCGACCCGGAGCGGTTCGCGCCGGATCCGCACGCGCCGCATCCGCACGCGCCGGATCCGCACGGGCCCGAGTCACGCGGATCGGATCCGCACGCGCCGGACCGGCACGGCCATGCACCGCACGCCACCGAACCGCACGCGCCGGAATCCCCCGAGCCGGGAGCCACCGCGCCGGAATCCCGCACACCGGATTTGTACGCCCCGCAGGCACACGCGCCCGGGTCGTACGCGCCGGAGCGGTCCGCGCCCGAGGCGCACGCGCCGACGGAGCCGTACCCGACCGGACCCGCGTCCGAGCACCCCCACGGGCACGCGGCCGAACGACCCCTCGCGCCCGCCTCCGACCGGCCCCACCCGCACACCCCCGAGGAGTCCCGGCCGCACGAGGCGGAGCGGTCCTTCGCCGAGCCGTACGCGGACCCGCCCGCCGAGCCGGCCGGGTCCGCCCCGGACGGCTCACAGCCCGCTCACGGGCCCGGTGAGGCCGTGGAGGCGGCTGAGCGTGCCCAAGAGGCCGCGGAGGCCGTCGAGGCCGCTGAGAGGGCCGCCGACGCCGCCGTGGACGATTCCCCGGGCGACGCGGCGGACCCGGAATCCGGACCGGACGCCGACGAGTCGGCCGCCGCCCCGGAGACGGGCGACGCGACACCCCGGTCGTCGGGCGGGGAACACCCCCTGGCCTCCTACGTCCTGCGGGTCAACGGCGTCGAACGCCCCGTCACCGACGCCTGGATCGGCGAGTCGCTGCTCTACGTGCTGCGCGAGCGGCTCGGTCTCGCGGGCGCCAAGGACGGCTGCTCGCAGGGCGAGTGCGGGGCCTGCAACGTCCAGGTCGACGGGCGGCTCGTCGCGTCCTGCCTCGTCCCGGCCGTGACCGCGGCCGGCAGCGAGGTCCGTACCGTCGAGGGACTCGCCGTCGACGGGCAGCCGTCGGACGTGCAGCGGGCGCTCGCCCAGTGCGGCGCGGTGCAGTGCGGCTTCTGCGTACCGGGCATGGCGATGACCGTGCACGACCTGCTGGAGGGCAACCCCGCCCCGAGCGAGCGGGAGACCCGCCAGGCGCTGTGCGGCAACCTCTGCCGCTGCTCCGGCTACCGGGGCGTCGTGGACGCGGTCAAGGAGGTCGTCGCGGAGCGCGAGGCGCACTCCGTGGCCGACAGTGAGACGGACGCGGACGAGCCGCGTATTCCGCACCAGGCGGGTCCGGGGGCCGGCGGCGTCAACCGCTCGGCGTTCGAACCGGCCGAGCACGACCAGGTGTTCGGACACCGACACGGGCCCGGACAGGGACAGGACGGAGGCCAGGCGTGA
- a CDS encoding FAD binding domain-containing protein, translating to MTTHTPQAAQAVTLPTTLDEAVAALAAMPAAVPVAGGTDLMAAVNSGQLRPAALVGLGRISEIRGWQYQDGHALLGAGLTHARMGRPDFAALIPALAASARAAGPPQIRNAGTLGGNIASAAPTGDALPVLAALEATLIIAGQGGARREIPVSHLLAGMEMLRAGELIGYVRVPLLHAPQVFLKATGRTGPGRAAASVALVLDPARRGVRCAVGAIAPMPLRPLDAEQWVARLIDWDNGRAIVPEALSAFGEYVAAACIPDPAPAEDGSVPQHPPAVLHLRRTVAALARRALGRALK from the coding sequence TTGACCACGCACACACCGCAGGCGGCGCAGGCCGTCACGCTGCCCACGACGCTGGACGAAGCGGTGGCGGCGCTCGCCGCCATGCCCGCCGCCGTGCCCGTGGCGGGCGGCACCGACCTGATGGCCGCCGTCAACTCCGGACAGCTCAGGCCCGCCGCGCTGGTCGGCCTCGGCCGGATCAGCGAGATCCGCGGCTGGCAGTACCAGGACGGCCACGCCCTGCTCGGCGCGGGCCTCACCCACGCGCGGATGGGCCGGCCCGACTTCGCCGCCCTGATCCCCGCCCTCGCGGCCTCGGCGCGCGCCGCCGGCCCGCCGCAGATCCGTAACGCGGGCACCCTGGGCGGCAACATCGCCTCGGCCGCCCCCACGGGGGACGCCCTTCCGGTGCTGGCCGCCCTGGAGGCGACCCTGATCATCGCGGGCCAGGGCGGAGCCCGCCGGGAGATCCCGGTGTCGCACCTGCTGGCCGGCATGGAGATGCTGCGCGCGGGCGAACTCATCGGCTACGTGCGCGTGCCGCTGCTGCACGCCCCGCAGGTCTTCCTCAAGGCGACCGGCCGCACCGGTCCCGGGCGCGCCGCCGCCTCCGTCGCCCTCGTCCTCGACCCCGCCCGGCGTGGCGTCCGGTGCGCCGTCGGCGCCATCGCGCCGATGCCGCTCAGGCCGCTGGACGCCGAGCAGTGGGTCGCCCGGCTGATCGACTGGGACAACGGCCGCGCGATCGTCCCGGAGGCGCTCAGCGCGTTCGGCGAGTACGTCGCCGCGGCCTGCATCCCCGACCCGGCTCCGGCCGAGGACGGCTCCGTACCACAGCATCCGCCCGCCGTACTGCACCTGCGGCGTACCGTCGCCGCGCTGGCCCGACGAGCACTGGGGAGGGCTCTGAAGTGA
- a CDS encoding beta-N-acetylhexosaminidase: MSGIPYDRYPGFPVGLIPAPRGLTTPIGGGRGHRLDADTGIEAAPGTERVARWLRTTVGAATGYPLPPHRDDGNRILLRILPGLAGELGSPEAYRMSADGQVLAIDGASETGVFWGAQTLRQLLGPDAFRRAPVAVREEWEFPAVTLHDSPRFRWRGLMLDVARHFMPKDGVLRYLDLMAAHKLNVLHFHLTDDQGWRVEIKRYPKLTETGSWRARTKFGHRASPLWEEKPHGGFYTQDDIREIVAYAAERHIAVVPEIDVPGHSQAAIAAYPELGNTDVIDTTSLSVWDSWGISPNVLAPTDNTLRFYEGVFEELLGLFPSEFIHIGGDECLKDQWRRSPAARARIAELGLADEDELQAWFVGHFDTWLSARGRRLIGWDEILEGGLAAGAAVSSWRGYQGGIAAARAGHDVVMCPEQQVYLDHRQHEGPDEPVPIGYVRTLEDVYRFEPVPPELTPDEARHVLGTQANLWTEVMEDQARVDYQAFPRLAAFAEVAWSPLPAPAERDFADFERRMEAHYRLLDALGVGYRPPAGPLPWQRRPGVLGRPIEGPPPNR; this comes from the coding sequence ATGAGCGGTATTCCGTACGACCGGTACCCGGGGTTCCCCGTGGGGCTCATCCCCGCCCCGCGCGGTCTCACGACGCCGATCGGAGGGGGCCGGGGCCACCGCCTCGACGCCGACACCGGGATCGAGGCCGCCCCCGGCACCGAACGGGTCGCGCGGTGGCTGCGCACGACCGTCGGCGCGGCGACCGGCTACCCGCTGCCGCCGCACCGCGACGACGGCAACCGCATCCTGCTGCGGATCCTCCCCGGACTCGCCGGGGAACTCGGCAGCCCCGAGGCATATCGCATGAGCGCCGACGGACAGGTGCTCGCCATCGACGGGGCGAGCGAGACCGGCGTGTTCTGGGGCGCCCAGACACTGCGTCAACTGCTCGGTCCGGACGCCTTCCGCCGGGCCCCGGTCGCCGTCAGGGAGGAGTGGGAGTTCCCCGCGGTCACCCTCCACGACAGTCCCCGTTTCCGCTGGCGCGGGCTGATGCTCGACGTGGCCCGGCACTTCATGCCCAAGGACGGCGTGCTGCGCTACCTCGACCTGATGGCCGCGCACAAACTCAACGTCCTCCACTTCCACCTGACGGACGACCAGGGCTGGCGCGTCGAGATCAAGCGGTATCCGAAGCTCACCGAGACCGGCTCCTGGCGGGCGCGCACGAAATTCGGCCACCGCGCCTCACCGCTGTGGGAGGAGAAACCGCACGGCGGTTTCTACACCCAGGACGACATCCGGGAGATCGTCGCCTACGCCGCCGAGCGGCATATCGCCGTCGTCCCCGAGATCGACGTACCCGGCCACTCGCAGGCCGCCATCGCCGCATACCCGGAACTCGGCAACACCGACGTCATCGACACGACCTCCCTCTCGGTCTGGGACAGCTGGGGCATCTCCCCGAACGTACTCGCTCCCACCGACAACACCCTGCGGTTCTACGAGGGGGTGTTCGAGGAACTCCTCGGTCTCTTCCCGTCGGAGTTCATCCACATCGGCGGTGACGAATGCCTCAAGGACCAGTGGCGGCGGTCACCCGCGGCGCGGGCCCGCATCGCGGAACTCGGCCTCGCGGACGAGGACGAGTTGCAGGCGTGGTTCGTCGGGCACTTCGACACCTGGCTGTCCGCGCGCGGGCGCCGGCTCATCGGCTGGGACGAGATCCTGGAGGGCGGTCTCGCCGCCGGGGCGGCCGTGTCCTCCTGGCGCGGGTACCAGGGCGGGATCGCCGCGGCCCGCGCGGGCCACGACGTCGTCATGTGCCCCGAACAGCAGGTGTACCTGGACCACCGTCAGCACGAGGGCCCCGACGAGCCGGTCCCCATCGGGTACGTCCGCACCCTGGAGGACGTCTACCGGTTCGAGCCCGTTCCACCGGAGTTGACGCCGGACGAGGCCCGGCACGTCCTCGGCACCCAGGCCAACCTGTGGACCGAGGTGATGGAGGACCAGGCCCGCGTGGACTACCAGGCCTTCCCGAGGCTCGCCGCCTTCGCCGAGGTGGCCTGGAGCCCCCTGCCCGCCCCCGCCGAGCGGGACTTCGCCGACTTCGAGCGCCGGATGGAGGCCCACTACCGCCTGCTCGACGCCCTGGGGGTCGGCTACCGGCCGCCGGCCGGGCCGTTGCCGTGGCAGCGGCGGCCCGGTGTGCTCGGCCGGCCGATCGAGGGGCCACCCCCGAACAGATAG
- a CDS encoding carbohydrate ABC transporter permease: protein MNLVRGLVRRPWRPAAEASALLIAVVVAFPLYWMVLSAFKPAGEIESARPRPWTLSPSLDSFRRVFEQQEFGRYFLNSLVVACSVVIVSALIAFLAATAVTRFRFRYRTTLLIMFLVAQMVPVEALTIPLFFLMRDAGQLNTLGSLILPHIAFSLPFAIWMLRGFVKAVPEALEEAAYIDGASRARFLWQILFPLVFPGLVATSVFSFISAWNDFLFAKSFIISDTSQSTLPMALLVFYKPDDPDWGGVMAASTVMTIPVLIFFVLVQRRLVSGLGGAVKD from the coding sequence GTGAATCTCGTACGTGGCCTGGTGCGGCGCCCGTGGCGGCCGGCCGCCGAGGCCTCCGCGCTGCTGATCGCGGTCGTCGTCGCGTTCCCCCTCTACTGGATGGTGCTCAGCGCCTTCAAACCGGCCGGAGAGATCGAGTCGGCCCGGCCGAGACCCTGGACGCTGTCCCCTTCCCTGGACTCCTTCCGGCGCGTGTTCGAACAGCAGGAATTCGGCCGGTACTTCCTCAACAGCCTGGTTGTGGCGTGCAGTGTGGTGATCGTCTCCGCGCTGATCGCGTTTCTCGCGGCGACCGCCGTGACCCGATTCCGGTTCCGTTACCGGACCACCTTGCTGATCATGTTCCTGGTGGCCCAGATGGTGCCGGTCGAGGCCCTGACGATCCCCTTGTTCTTCCTCATGCGGGACGCCGGCCAGCTGAACACCCTGGGTTCGCTGATCCTTCCGCACATCGCCTTCTCGCTGCCCTTCGCGATCTGGATGCTCCGGGGATTCGTGAAGGCGGTTCCGGAGGCCCTGGAGGAGGCCGCGTACATCGACGGGGCGAGCCGGGCGCGATTTCTGTGGCAGATCCTTTTCCCGCTGGTGTTCCCCGGGCTGGTGGCCACGAGCGTGTTCTCCTTCATCTCGGCCTGGAACGACTTCCTGTTCGCCAAGTCCTTCATCATCAGCGACACCTCCCAGTCCACCCTGCCGATGGCCCTGCTCGTCTTCTACAAGCCGGACGACCCGGACTGGGGCGGTGTCATGGCGGCCTCCACGGTGATGACGATCCCGGTACTGATCTTCTTCGTACTCGTACAGCGACGGCTGGTCTCCGGACTGGGCGGAGCGGTGAAGGACTGA
- a CDS encoding sugar ABC transporter permease — protein MYLAPALVVLGGLLVYPIYQLGLISFFEYTQAQVSGGEPTTFQGFGNYAELFGDGQFWQVLLATVLFAAACVVSTLAVGCALAVLLTRVRAVPRLALMLAALGAWATPAVTGSTVWLLLFDPDFGPVNRVLGLGDHSWTYGRASAFLLVLLEVVWCSFPFVMVTVYAGIRAVPGEVLEAAALDGASQWRIWRSVLAPMLRPILTVVTIQSVIWDFKVFTQIYVMTNGGGIAGQNLVLNVYAYQQAFASSRYSLGSAIGVVMLLILLAVTLGYLRLLRRQGEEL, from the coding sequence CTGTATCTGGCGCCCGCCCTCGTCGTTCTGGGCGGACTGCTCGTCTACCCCATCTACCAGCTCGGCCTGATCTCCTTCTTCGAGTACACCCAGGCGCAGGTCAGCGGCGGCGAACCGACCACCTTCCAGGGCTTCGGGAACTACGCCGAGCTGTTCGGGGACGGCCAGTTCTGGCAGGTGCTGCTGGCGACGGTCCTGTTCGCGGCGGCCTGTGTCGTCTCGACGCTGGCGGTCGGCTGCGCGCTCGCCGTGCTGCTCACCCGGGTGCGTGCCGTGCCCCGGCTCGCGCTGATGCTGGCGGCGCTCGGCGCGTGGGCGACCCCGGCCGTCACCGGCTCGACGGTGTGGCTGCTGCTCTTCGACCCCGACTTCGGCCCGGTCAACCGGGTCCTGGGCCTCGGCGACCACTCGTGGACGTACGGGCGCGCCAGCGCCTTCCTCCTCGTCCTGCTCGAAGTGGTGTGGTGCTCCTTCCCGTTCGTGATGGTGACGGTGTACGCCGGTATCCGCGCCGTGCCGGGCGAGGTGCTGGAGGCCGCCGCCCTGGACGGCGCCTCGCAGTGGCGTATCTGGCGGTCCGTGCTCGCGCCGATGCTCCGGCCGATCCTCACCGTCGTCACCATCCAGTCCGTCATCTGGGACTTCAAGGTCTTCACCCAGATCTACGTCATGACCAACGGCGGCGGCATCGCCGGTCAGAACCTCGTGCTGAACGTGTACGCCTACCAGCAGGCGTTCGCGTCCTCGCGGTACAGCCTCGGCTCCGCCATCGGTGTGGTGATGCTGCTGATCCTGCTCGCGGTCACGCTCGGGTACCTGCGGCTGCTGCGCCGGCAGGGGGAGGAACTGTGA
- a CDS encoding extracellular solute-binding protein — translation MKLAPRLAVLLAAVVVTACAPQTSDNASSDKDEQTGTLRVWLFQEVNNAPKEKVVDSVLAGFEKAHEDTDVTVEYIPVETRAQRMKAAFNDPKSAPDVIEYGNTDTAGYVKDGGLADVTQDFTSWSEAKDTDPTARQSVTVNGKIYGAPYFVGVRALYYRTDVFARLNLDVPKNMAELATTARAIRAAEPGLYGLVVGGAFTYGAMPFIWANGGEIATGEGGSYTSAIDSAAARKGITAYTSLFSDDNCPAAKCAGMGGNDTITAFAAGRAGMAIGGDFNHAAVEAGKVKGKYAVVPLPGVASGSVAPAFAGGNNLGVLKTTSHRTLAVDLMKRLASKKTQEELFGAMGFLPTFTDVRQQAAARQPYVKPFVDTLGAGTKFVPASPAWSQIDSSLVLPTLLQEVITGKKDVATASKDAAAKMDDAFGSVG, via the coding sequence ATGAAGCTCGCCCCCCGACTGGCCGTCCTGCTCGCGGCCGTCGTCGTCACCGCCTGCGCCCCCCAGACGTCCGACAACGCCTCCTCCGACAAGGACGAGCAGACCGGCACCCTGCGGGTCTGGCTCTTCCAGGAGGTCAACAACGCGCCCAAGGAGAAGGTCGTGGACTCCGTCCTCGCCGGCTTCGAGAAGGCGCACGAGGACACCGACGTCACCGTCGAGTACATCCCCGTCGAGACCCGCGCCCAGCGCATGAAGGCCGCCTTCAACGACCCCAAGAGCGCCCCCGACGTCATCGAGTACGGCAACACCGACACGGCCGGCTACGTGAAGGACGGCGGACTCGCCGACGTCACCCAGGACTTCACGTCCTGGAGCGAGGCCAAGGACACCGACCCGACCGCGAGACAGTCGGTGACGGTGAACGGGAAGATCTACGGGGCCCCGTACTTCGTCGGTGTCCGCGCCCTCTACTACCGCACCGACGTCTTCGCGCGACTGAACCTGGACGTCCCGAAGAACATGGCCGAGCTGGCCACCACCGCCCGCGCGATCCGGGCCGCCGAGCCCGGGCTGTACGGCCTGGTGGTCGGCGGCGCCTTCACCTACGGCGCGATGCCGTTCATCTGGGCCAACGGCGGCGAGATCGCCACCGGCGAGGGCGGCTCGTACACCTCCGCCATCGACAGCGCCGCCGCGCGGAAGGGCATCACGGCGTACACGTCCCTCTTCAGTGACGACAACTGTCCCGCCGCCAAGTGCGCGGGCATGGGCGGCAACGACACGATCACCGCTTTCGCGGCCGGACGGGCGGGCATGGCGATCGGCGGCGACTTCAACCACGCGGCCGTGGAGGCCGGGAAGGTGAAGGGGAAGTACGCGGTGGTGCCGCTGCCGGGCGTGGCGTCCGGCTCGGTCGCCCCCGCCTTCGCCGGCGGCAACAACCTCGGCGTCCTGAAGACCACCTCGCACCGCACGCTCGCCGTCGACCTGATGAAGCGCCTGGCGTCGAAGAAGACGCAGGAGGAACTGTTCGGGGCGATGGGCTTCCTGCCCACCTTCACGGACGTACGGCAGCAGGCCGCCGCGCGGCAGCCGTACGTGAAGCCCTTCGTGGACACGCTCGGGGCGGGCACCAAGTTCGTGCCGGCCTCGCCCGCCTGGTCGCAGATCGACTCCTCGCTGGTGCTGCCGACCCTGCTCCAGGAGGTCATCACCGGCAAGAAGGACGTGGCGACGGCCTCGAAGGACGCGGCGGCCAAGATGGACGACGCGTTCGGTTCCGTCGGGTGA
- a CDS encoding DUF3039 domain-containing protein: MSTLEPETQPQRGTGTGTLVEPAPQVSHGDGDHERFAHYVQKDKIMASALDGTPVVALCGKVWVPGRDPKKYPVCPMCKEIYESMGSGGDDKDKGGDK; this comes from the coding sequence ATGAGCACTCTTGAGCCTGAGACCCAGCCACAGCGAGGTACTGGGACGGGGACCCTCGTAGAGCCGGCGCCGCAGGTGTCCCACGGCGACGGTGACCACGAGCGCTTCGCCCACTATGTCCAGAAGGACAAGATCATGGCGAGCGCCCTCGACGGCACCCCCGTCGTGGCGCTGTGCGGCAAGGTCTGGGTACCGGGCCGCGACCCGAAGAAGTACCCGGTGTGCCCCATGTGCAAGGAGATCTACGAGTCCATGGGCTCCGGCGGTGACGACAAGGACAAGGGCGGCGACAAGTAG